Proteins encoded within one genomic window of Haloplanus vescus:
- a CDS encoding bifunctional N(6)-L-threonylcarbamoyladenine synthase/serine/threonine protein kinase yields MTVRVLGIEGTAWAASAAVFEYDPADPAPLDANPPFIETDAYQPESGGIHPREAAEHMGEAIPKVVEAALDAADGPIDAVAFSRGPGLGPCLRIVGTAARALAGTLDVPLVGVNHMVAHLEIGRHGSGFDAPVCLNASGANAHLLGFHDGRYRVLGETMDTGVGNAIDKFTRHVGWSHPGGPKVEEAAADGEYVDLPYVVKGMDFSFSGLMSAAKDEYDAGTPVEDVCFSLQETIFAMLAEVAERALSLTGADELVLGGGVGQNARLREMLESMCAERGAEFYAPDARYLRDNAGMIAVLGAKMFVAGERLPIEDSAIDPNFRPDEVDVTWRTGEPTVSFDPSAAPARRGAEAVVSVERTADGAPDRIVKRRVPKSYRHPELDARLRRERTVAEARLTSEARRQGVPTPVVRDVDVPEATLTFDAVGDCDLGAALSPETARTVGEHLATLHQAGLVHGDPTVRNVRVGERCYLIDFGLGYHSGHVEDHAMDCHVFGGSVRGTVSAADADALLDAFEDGYAAVGDESVLTRLRKIEGRGRYT; encoded by the coding sequence ATGACCGTCCGCGTGCTCGGCATCGAGGGCACCGCGTGGGCGGCCAGCGCCGCCGTCTTCGAGTACGACCCCGCGGACCCCGCGCCGCTCGACGCCAACCCACCCTTTATCGAAACCGACGCCTACCAGCCCGAGAGCGGCGGCATTCACCCGCGCGAGGCCGCCGAACACATGGGCGAGGCCATCCCCAAAGTCGTCGAGGCGGCTCTCGACGCCGCCGACGGCCCCATCGACGCCGTCGCCTTCTCCCGCGGCCCCGGACTCGGCCCCTGCTTGCGCATCGTCGGCACCGCGGCCCGCGCCCTCGCGGGGACGCTGGACGTGCCCCTCGTCGGCGTCAACCACATGGTCGCCCACCTCGAAATCGGGCGCCACGGCTCCGGCTTCGACGCGCCCGTCTGCCTGAACGCCAGCGGCGCCAACGCCCATCTCCTCGGCTTCCACGACGGCCGGTATCGTGTCCTCGGCGAGACGATGGACACCGGCGTCGGCAATGCTATCGACAAGTTCACCCGACACGTCGGCTGGTCTCACCCCGGCGGCCCCAAGGTGGAGGAGGCGGCGGCCGACGGCGAGTACGTCGACCTGCCCTACGTCGTCAAGGGGATGGACTTCTCTTTCTCCGGCCTGATGAGCGCCGCCAAAGACGAATACGACGCGGGGACACCCGTCGAGGACGTCTGCTTCTCGCTCCAGGAGACGATTTTCGCCATGCTGGCCGAGGTGGCCGAACGCGCCCTCTCGCTGACCGGCGCGGACGAGCTCGTCCTCGGCGGCGGCGTGGGGCAAAACGCCCGCCTGCGCGAGATGCTGGAATCGATGTGTGCCGAGCGCGGCGCCGAGTTCTACGCGCCCGACGCCCGCTACCTCCGAGACAACGCGGGGATGATAGCCGTCCTCGGCGCCAAGATGTTCGTCGCGGGCGAGCGACTCCCAATCGAGGACTCCGCCATCGACCCGAACTTCCGCCCCGACGAAGTCGACGTGACGTGGCGGACGGGCGAACCCACCGTCTCCTTCGACCCGTCAGCGGCGCCCGCCAGACGCGGCGCCGAGGCCGTCGTCAGCGTCGAACGCACCGCGGACGGGGCGCCGGACCGAATCGTCAAGCGCCGCGTCCCGAAGTCTTACCGTCACCCCGAACTCGACGCCCGCCTGCGCCGAGAGCGCACCGTCGCGGAGGCGCGACTCACCAGCGAGGCGCGGCGGCAGGGCGTGCCGACACCCGTCGTTCGCGACGTGGACGTGCCAGAGGCGACGCTCACCTTCGACGCCGTCGGCGACTGTGACCTCGGGGCGGCGCTCTCGCCCGAGACGGCGCGCACCGTCGGCGAGCATCTCGCGACGCTCCATCAGGCGGGCCTCGTCCACGGCGACCCCACGGTGCGGAACGTCCGCGTCGGCGAGCGCTGCTATCTCATCGACTTCGGCCTCGGCTACCACAGCGGGCACGTCGAGGACCACGCGATGGACTGTCACGTCTTCGGCGGGAGCGTCCGCGGGACGGTGTCGGCCGCGGACGCTGACGCCCTCCTCGACGCCTTCGAGGACGGCTACGCGGCGGTCGGCGACGAATCCGTCCTGACGCGACTGCGGAAAATCGAGGGTCGCGGGCGCTACACCTAG
- a CDS encoding 30S ribosomal protein S24e — protein sequence MDIDIIEEDENPMLHRTDVRFQITHEEETPSRLSVRDSLAAKLNKDSAEVVVRELDTKFGMRKTIGFAKVYESPDHARDVEQDHMLDRNKISPDGEEADEADAEAEEA from the coding sequence ATGGACATCGATATTATCGAGGAAGACGAGAACCCCATGTTGCACCGGACGGACGTTAGATTCCAGATTACGCACGAAGAGGAGACCCCCTCGCGGCTCTCCGTTCGTGACAGTCTCGCGGCCAAGCTCAACAAGGACTCTGCGGAAGTCGTCGTTCGCGAACTCGACACGAAGTTCGGGATGCGAAAGACCATCGGCTTCGCCAAGGTCTACGAGAGCCCCGACCACGCCCGCGACGTGGAGCAGGACCACATGCTCGACCGGAACAAGATTAGCCCGGACGGCGAGGAGGCCGACGAGGCCGACGCCGAAGCGGAAGAAGCGTAG
- a CDS encoding GTP-dependent dephospho-CoA kinase family protein, with product MLELPDDLRGAFKEPFGPLFTDAERLLDADGAGRPLVAVGDVVTAHLYATDHPPDVALIDGHTERERVDDSVAKRLPDPDIEVSNPPATLSSDLIDALLDALDREAPTVIGVDGEEDLAALPAILATPRGGAVVYGQPGEGMVLVPVTEETQARARDLLGRMTGDTDAVLARLDTR from the coding sequence GTGCTCGAACTCCCCGACGACCTCCGGGGTGCGTTCAAGGAGCCGTTCGGCCCTCTTTTCACCGACGCCGAGCGCCTGCTCGACGCCGATGGCGCCGGCCGCCCACTCGTCGCCGTCGGCGACGTCGTCACCGCGCACCTCTACGCCACCGACCACCCGCCGGACGTGGCGCTCATCGACGGTCACACCGAGCGCGAACGCGTCGACGACTCGGTCGCGAAACGGCTGCCCGACCCAGATATCGAGGTGTCGAACCCGCCGGCGACGCTCTCCAGCGACCTCATCGACGCGCTGCTCGACGCACTCGACCGCGAGGCGCCGACGGTCATCGGCGTCGACGGCGAGGAGGACTTGGCGGCGCTGCCGGCCATCCTCGCGACGCCCCGCGGCGGCGCCGTCGTCTACGGCCAACCCGGCGAGGGGATGGTGCTCGTCCCCGTCACCGAGGAGACGCAGGCCCGCGCCCGTGACCTCCTCGGGCGAATGACCGGCGACACCGACGCCGTGCTTGCCCGTCTCGACACCCGCTAG
- the spt4 gene encoding transcription elongation factor subunit Spt4 encodes MAEDRLACRECHFINDPDTQTCASCGSSSLTEDWAGYVIITHPEQSEVAEEMNVSEPGGYALKVR; translated from the coding sequence ATGGCCGAGGACCGCCTCGCCTGCCGTGAGTGTCACTTCATCAACGACCCCGACACGCAGACCTGCGCCAGTTGCGGGTCGTCGAGTCTCACGGAGGACTGGGCGGGCTACGTCATCATTACCCACCCGGAACAGTCCGAAGTCGCCGAGGAGATGAACGTCTCCGAACCCGGCGGCTACGCGCTCAAGGTCCGCTGA
- a CDS encoding DNA-directed RNA polymerase, which yields MYKRVRLKDTVEVPPRHLADVTPERVKRLLQDKLEGRMDEEVGSIVSVTNVHDIGDGAVLPNRPGVYYEAEFDAITFDPQMQEVVDGTVVEVVEFGAFVGIGPVDGLLHVSQISDEYLAYDGENQQLASTETNRTLGVGDEIRVRIVTKSIDERNPRDSKIGLTAKQPGLGKHGWLEAERQEREAQMEGN from the coding sequence ATGTACAAACGGGTACGACTCAAAGACACGGTCGAAGTGCCGCCGCGGCACCTCGCCGACGTGACGCCCGAGCGGGTGAAGCGCCTGCTCCAGGACAAGCTCGAAGGACGAATGGACGAGGAGGTGGGCAGCATCGTGAGCGTGACTAACGTCCACGACATCGGCGACGGCGCCGTCTTGCCCAACCGCCCCGGGGTCTACTACGAGGCCGAATTCGACGCCATCACCTTCGATCCACAGATGCAGGAGGTCGTCGACGGGACGGTCGTCGAAGTCGTCGAGTTCGGGGCGTTCGTCGGGATCGGTCCCGTCGACGGCCTGCTCCACGTCTCACAGATCTCCGACGAATATCTCGCCTACGACGGCGAGAACCAGCAGCTCGCCTCGACGGAGACGAACCGCACCCTCGGCGTCGGTGACGAGATTCGGGTGCGTATCGTCACCAAGAGCATCGACGAGCGCAACCCCCGTGACAGCAAGATTGGGCTGACGGCCAAACAGCCCGGCCTCGGCAAGCACGGGTGGCTCGAAGCGGAGCGCCAAGAGCGCGAGGCACAGATGGAGGGTAACTGA
- a CDS encoding PIN domain-containing protein, which produces MDTSALMMPVECDVRVFDELDRLLGLNEVDLVTPRAVLAELDRLASGAGEEATAASVGRDLAERCRVVETDASYADDALVELAERDDCAYVVTNDRPLRDRLLERGVRVIGLRGRNKLNITQP; this is translated from the coding sequence GTGGACACCAGCGCACTCATGATGCCGGTCGAGTGCGACGTTCGCGTGTTCGACGAACTCGACCGTCTGCTCGGTCTGAACGAGGTCGACCTCGTGACGCCGCGAGCGGTGCTCGCGGAGCTGGACCGTCTGGCGTCGGGTGCTGGCGAAGAAGCGACCGCGGCCAGCGTCGGTCGGGACCTGGCCGAGCGGTGTCGCGTGGTGGAGACGGACGCATCGTACGCCGACGACGCCCTCGTCGAACTCGCGGAGCGAGACGACTGCGCGTACGTCGTGACGAATGACCGCCCCTTGCGTGACCGCCTGCTCGAACGCGGCGTTCGGGTAATCGGTTTAAGGGGTCGGAACAAACTGAACATAACACAACCTTAG
- a CDS encoding translation initiation factor IF-2 subunit gamma translates to MATETHQQPEVNIGLVGHVDHGKTTLVQALSGSWTDQHSEEMKRGISIRLGYADATFRKCPGVDEPEAFTVDETCADGSESEPLRTVSFVDAPGHETLMATMLAGAALMDGAVLVVSATDPVPQAQTEEHLMALDIVGVENIVIAQNKIDLVDRERAMENYEEIESFVEGTVAEDAPIVPVSAQQEVNMDLLIGAIEEEIPTPDRDETKPAQMFAARSFDINRPGTTWEDLNGGVVGGSLVDGTLEVGDEIELRPGREIDEEGQTEWRPITTEVRSLQAGGQTVDVARPGGLLGVGTGLDPALTKGDALAGQVAGEPGTLPPTYESFEMDVELLDRVVGEDEEEIEDISTGEPLMLTIGTATTVGAVTSARSGECEVSLKRPVCAEAGAQIAINRRVGARWRLIGIGTLK, encoded by the coding sequence ATGGCAACGGAAACACATCAGCAACCGGAGGTGAACATCGGTCTCGTTGGCCACGTCGATCACGGCAAGACGACGTTGGTGCAGGCCCTCAGCGGGTCGTGGACGGACCAGCACTCCGAGGAGATGAAACGCGGCATCTCCATCCGACTCGGGTACGCGGACGCGACGTTCCGTAAGTGCCCCGGGGTCGACGAACCGGAAGCGTTCACTGTCGACGAAACCTGTGCCGACGGGTCCGAGAGCGAACCGCTTCGGACGGTGTCCTTCGTCGACGCCCCGGGTCACGAGACGCTGATGGCGACGATGCTCGCGGGTGCGGCGCTCATGGACGGTGCGGTACTGGTCGTGAGCGCCACGGACCCGGTGCCGCAGGCTCAGACCGAAGAACACCTGATGGCCCTCGACATCGTCGGCGTCGAGAACATCGTCATCGCCCAGAACAAAATCGACCTCGTCGACCGCGAGCGGGCGATGGAGAACTACGAGGAAATCGAATCCTTCGTCGAGGGGACCGTCGCCGAGGACGCCCCCATCGTCCCGGTCAGCGCCCAGCAGGAAGTGAACATGGACCTCCTCATCGGCGCCATCGAGGAGGAGATTCCGACGCCGGACCGCGACGAGACGAAGCCGGCACAGATGTTCGCGGCCCGCAGTTTCGACATCAACCGTCCCGGCACGACGTGGGAGGATCTCAACGGCGGCGTCGTCGGCGGCAGTCTCGTCGACGGGACGCTCGAAGTCGGCGACGAAATCGAACTCCGTCCCGGCCGCGAAATCGACGAGGAGGGCCAGACCGAGTGGCGCCCGATTACGACCGAGGTTCGCTCGCTACAGGCGGGCGGCCAGACCGTCGACGTGGCTCGGCCCGGCGGCCTCCTCGGCGTCGGGACCGGTCTCGACCCCGCGCTCACGAAGGGTGACGCGCTGGCGGGACAGGTCGCGGGCGAGCCCGGAACGCTCCCGCCGACCTACGAGTCCTTCGAGATGGACGTGGAACTGCTCGACCGCGTTGTCGGCGAGGACGAGGAGGAAATCGAAGACATCTCGACGGGTGAGCCGCTGATGCTCACCATCGGCACCGCGACGACGGTCGGTGCCGTGACCAGCGCCCGGTCCGGCGAGTGTGAAGTATCGCTGAAGCGCCCGGTCTGTGCGGAAGCGGGCGCCCAAATCGCCATCAATCGCCGCGTCGGCGCGCGCTGGCGACTCATCGGCATCGGCACGCTCAAGTGA
- a CDS encoding non-canonical purine NTP pyrophosphatase, with protein MLRYVTTNAGKVREARDYLDSEVSQLDFDYTEIQAPDLEPIAARGAREAYRHAGEPALVDDAGLFVDALDGFPGPYSAYAEETLGMERVGHLARDAADPARAEFRCVLAYCDGDAFDASPDPVDRADRAAAAATDDREEQDDALPVKLFSGVVRGRIVEPRGDGGFGYDPVFEHDGTTFAEMSAAEKNAVSHRGRALEQFAEWYATR; from the coding sequence ATGCTCCGGTACGTCACGACCAACGCGGGGAAGGTCCGCGAGGCCCGCGATTACCTCGACAGCGAGGTGTCACAACTCGACTTCGACTACACCGAGATTCAGGCGCCCGACCTCGAACCCATCGCCGCCCGCGGCGCCCGCGAGGCCTACCGCCACGCCGGCGAACCCGCCCTCGTCGACGACGCCGGCCTGTTCGTCGACGCCCTCGACGGCTTCCCCGGCCCCTACTCCGCCTACGCCGAGGAGACGTTGGGGATGGAACGCGTCGGCCACCTCGCCCGCGACGCCGCCGACCCCGCCCGCGCCGAGTTCCGCTGCGTGCTCGCGTACTGCGACGGCGACGCCTTCGACGCCAGTCCCGACCCGGTCGACCGTGCGGACCGCGCCGCCGCCGCGGCGACCGACGACCGGGAGGAGCAAGACGACGCCCTCCCCGTCAAACTGTTCAGCGGCGTCGTCAGAGGCCGCATCGTCGAACCGCGCGGCGACGGCGGCTTCGGCTACGACCCGGTCTTCGAACACGACGGGACGACGTTCGCGGAGATGAGCGCCGCCGAGAAAAACGCCGTCTCCCACCGCGGCCGGGCGCTCGAACAGTTCGCCGAGTGGTACGCGACGCGATAG
- a CDS encoding DUF7384 family protein gives MPTEPSPARVTADADVLVADLLIGGASRAALDHVREHSWMTLVASTPLLDDAAAVVRTLADDELAQAWRDRIEPECELVSHPAEDHPALASAYRGGAMHLLTLDESLQSASAGAALRGRVETSPRHPSAFDTLFDAESLYREVVGGEYPGPDRDPRA, from the coding sequence ATGCCGACTGAGCCGTCGCCCGCCCGCGTGACCGCGGACGCCGACGTTCTCGTGGCGGACCTCCTCATCGGCGGCGCCTCGCGGGCCGCGCTCGACCACGTCCGCGAGCACTCGTGGATGACTCTCGTCGCCAGCACGCCGTTGCTCGACGACGCCGCCGCCGTCGTCCGAACGCTCGCGGACGACGAGCTGGCGCAGGCGTGGCGCGACCGAATCGAACCCGAGTGCGAACTCGTCTCGCATCCGGCCGAGGACCACCCGGCGCTCGCGTCGGCCTACCGCGGCGGCGCGATGCATCTCCTGACGCTCGACGAGTCGCTCCAGTCGGCGTCGGCGGGCGCGGCCCTCCGGGGCAGAGTCGAGACCAGTCCTCGCCATCCCAGCGCGTTCGACACGCTGTTCGACGCCGAGAGTCTGTATCGAGAGGTCGTCGGTGGAGAGTATCCGGGCCCGGACCGCGACCCGCGGGCGTGA